The window CAGCCACATAGCCTGATTGGTCAACTGATCAAGAGCCGTCAGTTTGCGGTAGCACTCGGCTTTGCTGCTGATCAGACCGGCTTCCAGCAAGGTGGTTGCCAGTTCAAACACCTGCAGCTGGGTGGCTGCGGTATGTTTAATAACACCACACCCGGCGGCCCAGGCGGCAAAATCTTTATCGTATTCACGGTGACTGCGTGCTTCCGCTTCGATTTCCTGAGTTTTATAGCGTTCGCTCAGTTCCTGATACAGATTCAGACTCATAATGTCTCTCCCGAAGCGGTGATCGTTTGCAGCATCTGCTGAATGGCCGGTACCAATAACGGGCTGATATCAATACGGTTGGTTGGATGTGGAATACAGTTACAGGTAGCGATACCGGCAATCGGCCCGGCACGCATTTCTTCATCGGCAGATGCCACACCATGACCGCCCGGTGCAAATACAGCATGCACACCAATGCACAACGGCTTATTCAGGCCCTGAGCCACCAGCTCATCGGCGGTACGCAGCATGGTACGGCCGGTAGAAATAATATCGTCGACCAATACCGGCTGATGATCGGCATAGGCATGTACGTCCGGTATATGAATGGCAACATCGCGATCACCACTGCGGGTTTTGCGCAATACCAGATAATCACAACCGGCTACCTGAGCCACGTCTTTTGCCCACTGTTCACTTTCTTCATCCGGGCCTATTACCAGCGGTTTGTTCACATTCTGTTTCAGGTACTGGCCGATACTGTCGGTAGCATGCAGTGCCTGCGCCGGGATGGAATAAATTTCGCTCAGGCTGTGATAGCGGTGAAGATGCGGATCAATGGTAATTAAATAGTCAAAGCTCTGATTAATCAGTTCGGCAAAATATTTTGAGGTTAAGCATTCGCCGGGTTTAAAGCGGATATCCTGACGCATATACGCAAGGTAAGGCGCGACCAGGCCGATGGAGCGCGCACCAAATTCCCGCAGATGACGCGCCATAAACCACAGCGCCAGGGTTTTATCACTGGGCTGATGCAGATGACAAAGCACAATGACATCATCGCCCTGAACAATATCCGGTAAATTAAAATACAACTCACCATCGGGAAAATGCCGGCTTTCCAGAGCCAGCAGCCGGGTTTCGGTACCTGCCTGGCCGAGTTGTTGTGCCAGCGATTGTGCCAGCGACTCATGCCCGTCAAGGCAGAGAAGATGTGTTGTCATAGTGTTTCTGCCTGTCGTTTTATCAGACGGGAATCCGTGGGCAGAAAAACAGCCTCTGCACCGGACTCCTCATTGTTTTAAACCATCTGTTCTTCGATGCGGATAACATCGGTGTGACCATCAAGAAAATCCAGCGCATACGCCAGCTCACCCGGCGCTTCCGCGTGCAGGGTAAATAACGGCGCTCCGGCTTCGACTTCGTCGCCGAGCGTAACGTGTAATTCAATACCGGCGGCCTTGGCATTCGGCGCCCCGGCAAGGGATGCCAGGCGGGCAATAAAGCGGTTATTAAAGTAGGCAACCACACCACTGTGCGGGGCGCGGATACAATGGGTAAATTCCGCCACCGGCGGTTCGCTGAAACCGCCCTGCGCCATACAGATAGCTTCGAATTTTTTCATTGCACTGCCGTCCAGCAGCGTGCGTTGTGCCAGAGCATAGCCCTGACCGGGTGCGGCTTTTTCACCCATTTCCAGCAGAATACCGGCCAGCTGCAGGGATTTTTCCCGCAGGTCCTGCGGTGCATGGCCGTCATTGCGCAGCACCTGCAGGATATCCCGCGCTTCCAGCGCAGGGCCGATACCACGGCCAATAGGCTGATTACCATCAGTAATAACCGTACGTACATCCATACCCAGAGCAGCACCGGTTTTTTCCAGTAATTGCTTCAGCGTCTGAGCCATTGCCTGAGAACGCACCTTGGCGGTCGGGCCAACCGGGATATCGATTAATACCTGACGCGAGCCGGCGGCGACTTTTTTCGAAATGACCGAGGCCACCAGCTGGCCTTCGCTGTCAAGATCCAGCGCACGCTCAACGCGGATCACAATATCGTCGGTCGGACTGAGACTGACTGAACCACCCCAGGCAAGGCAGCCACCTTCCTGTTCCACTACGTTGCGCATGTGTTCAAAAGTCAGGGCAACGCTGGTCATACTCTCCATGGTGTCAGCGGTTCCTGCCGGCGAGGTAATGGCACGACTGGAAGTTTTCGGCATCAGCAGACCATTGGCCGCAACAATGGCGACCACGATTGGCGTCGTGCGGTTGCCCGGCAGACCGCCGACACAATGTTTGTCCATCACTTTGTCGGATGACCAGTCAAAACGCTGGCCACTGCCAACCATTGCGCGGGTAATGGCAATGGTTTCATCAAGGTCAAGGCGGTCGCCGGCGCAGGCGGTGACAAAAGCAGACAACTGAATATCGCTGTAATGGCCGGCTTTGATATCTTCGATAATGGCTTTTGCAGACTCATTGTTGAAGCGCTGGCCGTAGAGCTTACCGCGCACAAAGGACATCGACTCGACCGGGCGGGCATGGTGAAAACGCGCCTTCTCGCCATCGGCCGGGCATCCAAGCCGGTGCCAGGCCGCTTCTGACAGGCCAGCTTCTTCATGGGATAACAGCTCACTGCAGACCAGTACCAGCGTAGCGATAACGTGCTGTTCGCCACAGTGAACCTCGACCCGGCTGTGCGCGTAAAATCCCTCAGAAATTGCCACCTGACAATCCTGACGCATATAAACCACCGGCTCCTGATGGGTATTAATGCCGAGCCGGCGCAGATGCAGAAAATCGAGCTGAGTATCCATAAATCCACCCTGTTTAGCAGTGTCCAGTGTAGGCCCGCCGGCACCCGGCCACCTTGCGGTAAATCAACGATTGCTCTGACAGCGTTTCCTATACTTTGTTATATCTGACAGAATGATTTTTCACTTCACACACGATCAAGGAAGCACCGGGGTATTCATACAGCAACGGGGCAAAAAACAGATAACCTCTGCTGAAGAATGACCTGTGTTTCGCAAGGAATTCCCTATGCAGAGTCCGTTTCAGGTTCAGTTTATCGGCGCTACCGGCACCGTCACCGGGTCAAAATATCTGGTCAAATATGACCGCTACAAACTGCTGATTGATTGCGGTTTATTTCAGGGAATCAAAAATGTACGCCGCCGCAACTGGAGCGAACTGCCTTTTCCTGCCGACCAGATTGATGCCGTCTTACTGACCCATGCTCATATCGACCACTCCGGTTTTTTACCGGCATTAATGAAACGCGGCTTTCATGGCCCGGTTTATTCATCCGAAGCGACCCATGCCTTGTGCAAAGTGCTGCTTCCCGATGCTGGCTTTTTGCAGGAAGAAGACGCGCGTTATGCCAATAAAAAGAAATTTTCAAAGCATGATCCGGCAGAACCACTTTACACCGAAGAAGACGCACGCAAAGTTCTGAAGCAATTTAAAGATGTTCCTCAGGGAGAAACCCTGACTCTGCCCGGTGGTATGACCGCACAGTTTATTCCCGCCGGACATATTCTTGGCGCAACATCGATCAGGCTGGAATTTCAGGGTAAAAGCATTACGTTTACCGGTGATGTTGGCCGCAGTAACGATGCCATTATGTATCCGCCACAGCCTCTGCCCGCAACTGATTATCTGGTGGTTGAGTCAACCTATGGCGACCGCCGCCACGAAGAAATTGATGCCGAAGAAGCCATCGCCGATGTCATTAACCGCACCTATAAACGTGGTGGCATTGTGTTAATGCCGGCTTTTGCCGTTGGTCGTGCGCAGCTAGTTTTACATTACCTGCAGCGCCTGCGTGATCAGCAACGAATTCCATCGTTGCCGGTTTATCTGAACAGCCCGATGGCTATCCGCGCTACCTCAATTTTCTTCAGTCATCACGACCTGCATAAACTGACAGAAGATGACTGCAGCCGAATGGATGATATGACCATCTATGTAAAAACCACCGAAGAATCTATCGCTCTGGTAGAAAAGAAAACACCGGCCATTATTATTTCTGCCAGTGGTATGGCCAGCGGCGGACGCGTTCTGCATCATCTGAAGGCACTGGTATCCGATCCGCGCAACAGCATTTTATTTCTTGGCTATCAGGCCGCCGGAACCCGTGGTGACAGCCTGACCAAAGGTGCTGATCATATTAAAATTCATGGTCAGTACTGTCAGGTTCAGGCTGAAATCGCTAATCTTCAGGCCTTATCCAGCCATGGCGATTATGTGGAAATATCGGACTGGCTGAAGAAAATGCCTGGCAAACCACGCAAAGTCTTTATTACCCACGGTGAGACCTGTGCAGCCGATGCCATGCGCCGGCACTTAAAAGACGAGTTTAACTGGGATGTGGAAGTGCCCGAATATCTGGATATTGCCTTACTGGATTAAAATCAGATACAGCAGCCGGTCAGCCGGCTGCTTTTTGGCACTTTTACACCCATACGAACGATGCCACATCACTGACAGGCCTGTTACTATCGGTATTACATACATCGCCGGTAAATCCGTATGCGTTATCCCGTTTATAAAATCGATGCTTTTATCCGCCAGTCTGTTAACGGCTTCAGTGGTAATCCTGCGGCCATTGTTCCGCTGCGAGAATGGTTAAGCGAAGAACAGATGCAGGCCATCGCCGCAGAAAACAATCTGTCTGAAACTGCTTTTTTCGTGAAAAGCAGTGAGGGGATTTATCATATCCGCTGGTTCACTCCGACAACCGAAGTCGACCTCTGTGGTCACGCAACGCTGGCCGCCGCCTGGGTAATCCGTAATGAACTGCAGGATCTGCGCGAAATTATTCCGTTCTCCACTCAGGAAGCCGGCAACCTGACCGTACGCGCCCTGCGCAGCAATGACCATGAAACGCCGTTATTACAGCTGGATTTTCCGGCGCGCCCGGGTCAGATGATTAACAATCCGCTACTGCAGCAACAGCTGGAGCAGGCTCTGGGCCAGAAGGTGGTCGCCATCTGCAATGCCCGCGATATGCTGGTCGAACTGGAAAATGAACAGGCACTGCATGATTGCCAACCCAATCTGACACTGCTCAGCCAGCTGGATACTTTCGCCGTCATGGTAACCGCCCGCAGTGACAGCGAAAGCTATGACTTTGTCAGCCGCTTTTTTGCCCCGCGTCAGGGCCTCGATGAAGATCCGGTAACCGGTTCATCCTTCTGCACACTGACCCCCTACTGGAGCGACAGACTGAGCAAAACCCGGCTCAGGGGCTGGCAATGCTCGGCCCGTGGCGGCGATGCCATATTGCAGCTGGAACACGACCGGGTACTGATTGCCGGGCGCTGCTTTGCTTATATGAAAGGTGAATTCAGCCTGCCGGGTGACAGCGCCTGAACGATAAAGAACGATTTAATGGCGCTTTTGCAGAGTAATAATCCGGCATATTTTTGTCACGATCCGATCGTGTCATGCTTACACAGAATCGTGACAGGATATTCCGCTGATTTAATCAACAACGCATCTGACGCCGCATAAATCTGTCGCTATAGTAGCTCTTACGCGCTCAGAATCTGTGAGATCCCCTGCATGAACATCCCGTCTTCAACCGCTTTCACTGGCTATAACAGCGGCCCTGTCAGCCCGCAGAAGCCTGCTGGCGTTGCAGCACCAGCCCCGCTGAAAAAGCCGGACATCCCTGCAACCGAAGCAGTTGAAAAGAGCGCCAGAATAAACGACAGGGAAGACAGTCAGCGTTTCCGTGCCCGCGCCGACAGCGATACACGCAGCACCGCTGCTCAAGGCGCCGCGACAGCTGAATATCTGCCCGTGCGCGATGATGACAATGCGGGCACCTCCATCAGCGCACGCAGCCTTGTCAGTGATTCGCAGCGGCCTGAAATACAGGCCTTCCTGAATACCTCAGCAGGCGACGGCACATCCCGCCGCGGACGCTTTATTGATATTCAGGCCTGAAAACTATCTCAGGAAACATCCAGGCCAGGACAGTCTTGCAGTAAGGCGACCACATCTTCTGCATGAAATGCAGAGGCTTCCGACACAACCACACCTGCCGCCAGACCATGAAAATCCTCATGACCATTAAGGCTCTGAATACGTCCATCACAGGCCGGCAGAATCATATCAAGCAACGCCTGATTTTCTGCTGCAAAAGCGCTGTCAGTCACCAGTACGTCGTAGCGCTGGAAAGGCAAACCACGCTCCGCCACCGATGCATCCGTTAATGCCAGCACCACCGCACCAACGGAAGGGTCCATAACCAGCAGTCTGCCGGCAGTAAATACATCCGCTGCCAGCGCTTCAGCATGTTCACCATTAATGGTTATATCCTGACCATCATAAACACCACTGCTATAACCGGCCGCCGCCAGTGCCCTGCCAATATCACGGGCATATTCACCGCTGTTTTTTCCGCCAACCAGTATCAGCGGAATCCGGCCATTCCCCTGCAGCATATGCCGCAGGATTTCTCCGTACAGATGGGCGGCGGTGTAATTACCAATGGTCGGCTGCGCGTTCACTTCACAGATGGCCGCTCCGCTTTCGCGCCAGGACTTGCGGATATCAGGAATTAATAAATCAACGCCGGCGAAATCAAGGCGTAATACCGCGGCAGCCCGTTCCGCTAAACGGCGGTTATCCGGATGAATCTGATCGGTTACAGCAACCGGAACCCCACCCCGGGTGATATTGCTGATACGACGCAGCCGGATAAACTGCCCTGCTGACGGCACCGATTCCGTCGTCATACCTTCCTGAGCCAGCAGCGTCAGGGCTTCGTCATCCAGCTGTAGTATTTTCAGCGGTGAGTAGCTGTTGTCGCTGCGCTCCGGATCACGGTTAAGCTGATCAGTCAGCTGAGTAATAGTACTGACACCATCACCCATTACCCCTCCAGGAACCCGCTCAACACACCAGATGACACGGCCATCCAACACCGTAATACGATAATCCCTGCCGTAAAAATGTTTCTCAATCATCAGATGTTTCGACAAGGATAACGCCGTCTGACAGGCTTCCTTTACCTGCTGCGGCGTTCTCAGATCAGCGGCCACCCCTTCGCCGCGATCCAGATCCACAGGCTTTACCACAACCGGATAACCGATTGTTTCTGCCGCTGCCAATGCCGCCGGGATATTATCAGCAACTTTATGAGCCTGAACAGGCAAGCCATATACACGCAATATCTCAGACGCAACCGGTTTATTGCGTGCCTGCTGACAGGCTATTCCCGGCGTTCGGTCGGTAAGCGAACTGTCGAGTAAACGGCCGCGCGTACCCTGACCATAAAGAATCGCCATTCCCGGCAAACGCTGCAAAGGAATACCTTCAGCAAAGGCTGCTGCCATAAAACTGCGGATATTGCCGGTGGCCGGAGCAAAACGCTGCATTGCCGTACTGATATTTTTAAGTTCACCTGCCATTTGCGCACTTATTTTTCCCTGCAGAACCTCATTAAATATCTGCACTACACACTGGAAAAGGTTAGCCAATAACGCAAAGGCACCACGGTGCACAGGAATAAACAAGCGTACTTCACCGGAAGGTAATGCCTGATGAATACCGGATTCACATAAAGGAAACCCCTGAGCCTGCTGGAACTGATACAGAATATTCAGAAATACATCCAGACTCTGTTCGGCATTGTTCTGTCTTTGCTGAATATCCGGAGAAATACCCACTGACTCACGCAACCAGTGACAGACTCGGTTCAGCTGCTGTGGGTTAAGCGCTGTTATCCGCATGCTGACACGCATGGTCATATGACGACTGCCAAAGGCATAGCCTGTCATCAGAGACAGGGGCGAGGTAATTTCCCAGCTTGATACTCTATTCATTATTATTTCCGGATAAAAATCTCTGACCTGCTTATTACACAGCCTAAGTGGAGAACAATGCTGTTAAATATACTAAAACCGTTCGGCGGGCATCACTGCCAAAGGTTCTGCCCAGAACTGAACTGAACAGCAGAAAGTTTCAGGCAAAAAAAAGCGCAGCCAGGCTGCGCTTTTTCAATGATGCCGGATCAGCGCACCATTACTTCACTGACACCGCCACGGGTAACAACGGGCTCCGCTGCACAACCTGAGTAGCTGATGGTAACGTCGCCGCTGTTGATGCTCAGACCACCACTTCCGAAGCCAGAGTAATCATCGCACAGCGCTGGCACTGAACCAGCATGGCTAACACCGACAGAACCGTATTCAGGCAGATAGATGGTTGCGTTGATGCTGCCGCTATAGATACCCCCTTCGATCTTATAGTTCAGGCCACCGGCATTGATCACCGTAGAGTCGGTACAATCGATATCGCTCAGATCTTCAGGGTCCACTTCACAGGTTTCATTGTAAGTGTACTTACCGGCAACACCGCTACCAGATACCTGAACAACCGCATAGGTCTCATCAATAAAGGTGTCAGGGTTGTATTCGTAACGGTATGAGTCTTCACCTATAGCAACCTTGGTTCTGTCAGCGTGATAACGGCTGCTCGATGCCGTTTCAACGGTGAATTTTTCGCCATCAACCAGCACACTCAGCTTGCCAGAAACCTTGCCCTGCCCATCAGCGGTGCGGGTTTGAGCAGCATAATCTTCTTTTTCGGAGTTGCTGAAGCCACCGGAAGACTTACCATTGATAACAATTTCGGTGACATCATCATCCATATAGGTACAGTAATCGCGGAATACGGCGCTCATTTCAACGCTGAAGTCTTCACCTGATACACCAGAGCTTTCAGAGCGAAAATCTTCGGAGTATGTTGACTTTTCAGTTTCGGTGAACTCCGATTCAACAGTACCGCCACATTCACCGTCCAGAACTACACGTTCAGTGCTAGACCATTCCTCACCACCAGATGCTTCTCCAGTAGGAGCAGGAGCAGCCAACGCAGCAGCCTGAATATCCGCGACCGCTTTAGAAACGCTCATAGGTCCCATTGGACCAGCACCAAATTGCTGCAAATCATTACCCGCCAGCATAGCCAGCACAACATTATGGGTTTCTTCTGCAATGGCTTCGTAATTGTTGTCGGTGATGCTAGCCGGAGTCTCAACACCGTTGTAAGCCAGTGGCTTAAGAGACAGACCATCGGAAGAAGAAGAGTCGCCACCACAGGCGGCCAGTACCAGAGAAGCACCCGCAACGGCCAGCCAGGACGATTTTTGTTTCCAGTTATTCATATTATCTCCATTAGAATCATTTAACGTGCAGCATCTGATGCCGCCAGATACAGAATCCTTTCGTACCAGTACAACTTCACCCGGCAACGACGATCATCATACTTAAAAACAAAAAGCAAGAATCATAATCGTAACTTAAGAATGCTTTTTGAAACGGTGTGTATTATAACATTTACGTTTGTACAAAAGTAAACCAAGAGCAGAGGTTTTTGGCGCATTTTAGCTGTGCAGACACAAAAAAACCGCCGCGGCTTGCACCGGGGCGGTTTTTTTTAACTCAGAAAGAATTAAGCAGGCTGCTCAATACCTTTCATGGTCAGCTTGATACGACCTTTAGGATCGACATCGGCAACGTGTACGTTAACGATCTGACCTTCGGTCAGGAAGTCAGACACGTTTTCTACGCGGTCTTCGCTGATCTGGGAGATATGCAGCAGACCATCTTTACCAGGCAGAACGGTAATGAAGGCACCGAAATCAACGATCTTGCTGACTTTACCGGTGTAGGTGGTACCTACTTCGATTTCAGCCGTGATGGCTTCAATCATCTGACGGGCAGCATCAGACGCTTCTTTGCCAGCAGCGAAGATCTTGATTTCGCCGTTGTCGTTGATGTCGATAGACGCACCGGTCTTCTCGGTGATATCACGGATGGTCGCGCCACCTTTACCAATCACGTCACGGATCTTGTCAGACGGGATCTTCATGGTCGACATGGTCGGAGCATTTTCCGCCAGTTCTTTGCGTGGCTCAGCAATCACGGTGTTCATCTGCTCAAGGATGGTAAAGCGCGCAGCTTTGGCCTTTTCCAGAGCGATCTCCATGATTTCTTCGGTGATACCTTCGATCTTGATATCCATCTGCAGAGCAGTGATACCTTCGTCAGTACCGGCCACTTTAAAGTCCATATCGCCGAGGTGATCTTCGTCACCCAGGATATCGGTCAGAACGGCAAACTTGTCGCCTTCTTTGATCAGACCCATAGCGATACCGGCAACAGGCGCCTTGATCGGTACACCGGCGTCCATCAGAGACAGGGAAGCACCACACACAGAAGCCATGGAAGAAGAACCATTGGATTCAGTAATTTCCGATACCACACGAATGGTGTACGGGAATTCATCATGGCTAGGCATCATCGCCTGGATACCACGACGGGCTAAACGGCCATGACCGATTTCGCGACGGCCAGGCGCGCCCAGACGGCCAGCTTCACCCACAGAGTATGGAGGGAAGTTGTACTGGAACAGGAACGGATCGTCTTTCGCACCGTGCAGGAAGTCGATCATCTGTGCATCACGGGTTGAACCCAGAGTGGTAACAACGATGGCCTGAGTTTCACCACGGGTGAAGATGGCTGAACCGTGGGTGGTTTTCAGTACACCGGTTTCGATGGTCAGTGGGCGTACGGTGTCGTTATCACGACCGTCGATACGTGGCTGGCCATCGATCACGCGGTTACGTACGACTTCGTACTTCAGCTCGCCAACCATTTCGGCGATTTCGTCAGCGGAGAAACCTTCTTCGCCTTCGCCAGCAGCCAGTTTTTCAACGGCGGCTTTTTTCACTTCGTCCAGACGGGCGTAGCGGGCCATTTTATCGGAGATGGTGTAAGCCTCACCGATACCAGCGGCCGCTTCGGCTTTAACCGCTTCGTACAGCGCGGTGTTTTTGGCTTCGGCAGTCCAGTCCCACTTCTGTACACCCAGCTCTTCAACCCACTCGTTGATGGCGGTGATCGCAGACTGGAAACCGGTGTGAGCGAACAATACCGCACCCAGCATTTCGTCTTCGGTCAGTTCCTGAGCTTCGGATTCAACCATCAGCACAGCGTCTTTGGTACCGGCTACAACCATGTCCAGCAGGGAATCCTGCATCTGGGTCTGGGTTGGGTTCAGCATGTAGCCGTCTTCTTCAGTGAAGCCAACGCGGGCACCACCGATAGGACCATTGAACGGCACACCGGATACTGCCAGAGCAGCAGAGGTGGCGATCATGGCGCAGATATCCGGGTCCACTTCTTTTTCAGAAGACATAACGGTCAGGATAACCTGAACTTCGTTCATGAAACCTTCCGGGAACAGCGGACGGATAGGACGGTCGATCAGACGGGAAGTCAGGGTTTCTTTTTCTGAAGGGCGGCTTTCGCGCTTCAGGAAGCCACCAGGAATACGGCCAGCGGCGTACATTTTTTCCTGGTAGTGAACAGACAGCGGGAAGAAATCCTGGCCTGGTTTAGTGCTTTTGGCAGCAAC of the Thalassolituus hydrocarboniclasticus genome contains:
- a CDS encoding ribose-phosphate pyrophosphokinase — its product is MTTHLLCLDGHESLAQSLAQQLGQAGTETRLLALESRHFPDGELYFNLPDIVQGDDVIVLCHLHQPSDKTLALWFMARHLREFGARSIGLVAPYLAYMRQDIRFKPGECLTSKYFAELINQSFDYLITIDPHLHRYHSLSEIYSIPAQALHATDSIGQYLKQNVNKPLVIGPDEESEQWAKDVAQVAGCDYLVLRKTRSGDRDVAIHIPDVHAYADHQPVLVDDIISTGRTMLRTADELVAQGLNKPLCIGVHAVFAPGGHGVASADEEMRAGPIAGIATCNCIPHPTNRIDISPLLVPAIQQMLQTITASGETL
- a CDS encoding PhzF family phenazine biosynthesis protein — encoded protein: MRYPVYKIDAFIRQSVNGFSGNPAAIVPLREWLSEEQMQAIAAENNLSETAFFVKSSEGIYHIRWFTPTTEVDLCGHATLAAAWVIRNELQDLREIIPFSTQEAGNLTVRALRSNDHETPLLQLDFPARPGQMINNPLLQQQLEQALGQKVVAICNARDMLVELENEQALHDCQPNLTLLSQLDTFAVMVTARSDSESYDFVSRFFAPRQGLDEDPVTGSSFCTLTPYWSDRLSKTRLRGWQCSARGGDAILQLEHDRVLIAGRCFAYMKGEFSLPGDSA
- a CDS encoding acetate--CoA ligase family protein encodes the protein MNRVSSWEITSPLSLMTGYAFGSRHMTMRVSMRITALNPQQLNRVCHWLRESVGISPDIQQRQNNAEQSLDVFLNILYQFQQAQGFPLCESGIHQALPSGEVRLFIPVHRGAFALLANLFQCVVQIFNEVLQGKISAQMAGELKNISTAMQRFAPATGNIRSFMAAAFAEGIPLQRLPGMAILYGQGTRGRLLDSSLTDRTPGIACQQARNKPVASEILRVYGLPVQAHKVADNIPAALAAAETIGYPVVVKPVDLDRGEGVAADLRTPQQVKEACQTALSLSKHLMIEKHFYGRDYRITVLDGRVIWCVERVPGGVMGDGVSTITQLTDQLNRDPERSDNSYSPLKILQLDDEALTLLAQEGMTTESVPSAGQFIRLRRISNITRGGVPVAVTDQIHPDNRRLAERAAAVLRLDFAGVDLLIPDIRKSWRESGAAICEVNAQPTIGNYTAAHLYGEILRHMLQGNGRIPLILVGGKNSGEYARDIGRALAAAGYSSGVYDGQDITINGEHAEALAADVFTAGRLLVMDPSVGAVVLALTDASVAERGLPFQRYDVLVTDSAFAAENQALLDMILPACDGRIQSLNGHEDFHGLAAGVVVSEASAFHAEDVVALLQDCPGLDVS
- the pnp gene encoding polyribonucleotide nucleotidyltransferase, with the translated sequence MSTKPVAKTKTFQFGNDTITLETGRVARQADGAVLATLGKTQVLATVVAAKSTKPGQDFFPLSVHYQEKMYAAGRIPGGFLKRESRPSEKETLTSRLIDRPIRPLFPEGFMNEVQVILTVMSSEKEVDPDICAMIATSAALAVSGVPFNGPIGGARVGFTEEDGYMLNPTQTQMQDSLLDMVVAGTKDAVLMVESEAQELTEDEMLGAVLFAHTGFQSAITAINEWVEELGVQKWDWTAEAKNTALYEAVKAEAAAGIGEAYTISDKMARYARLDEVKKAAVEKLAAGEGEEGFSADEIAEMVGELKYEVVRNRVIDGQPRIDGRDNDTVRPLTIETGVLKTTHGSAIFTRGETQAIVVTTLGSTRDAQMIDFLHGAKDDPFLFQYNFPPYSVGEAGRLGAPGRREIGHGRLARRGIQAMMPSHDEFPYTIRVVSEITESNGSSSMASVCGASLSLMDAGVPIKAPVAGIAMGLIKEGDKFAVLTDILGDEDHLGDMDFKVAGTDEGITALQMDIKIEGITEEIMEIALEKAKAARFTILEQMNTVIAEPRKELAENAPTMSTMKIPSDKIRDVIGKGGATIRDITEKTGASIDINDNGEIKIFAAGKEASDAARQMIEAITAEIEVGTTYTGKVSKIVDFGAFITVLPGKDGLLHISQISEDRVENVSDFLTEGQIVNVHVADVDPKGRIKLTMKGIEQPA
- a CDS encoding MBL fold metallo-hydrolase, whose amino-acid sequence is MQSPFQVQFIGATGTVTGSKYLVKYDRYKLLIDCGLFQGIKNVRRRNWSELPFPADQIDAVLLTHAHIDHSGFLPALMKRGFHGPVYSSEATHALCKVLLPDAGFLQEEDARYANKKKFSKHDPAEPLYTEEDARKVLKQFKDVPQGETLTLPGGMTAQFIPAGHILGATSIRLEFQGKSITFTGDVGRSNDAIMYPPQPLPATDYLVVESTYGDRRHEEIDAEEAIADVINRTYKRGGIVLMPAFAVGRAQLVLHYLQRLRDQQRIPSLPVYLNSPMAIRATSIFFSHHDLHKLTEDDCSRMDDMTIYVKTTEESIALVEKKTPAIIISASGMASGGRVLHHLKALVSDPRNSILFLGYQAAGTRGDSLTKGADHIKIHGQYCQVQAEIANLQALSSHGDYVEISDWLKKMPGKPRKVFITHGETCAADAMRRHLKDEFNWDVEVPEYLDIALLD
- a CDS encoding thymidine phosphorylase family protein; its protein translation is MDTQLDFLHLRRLGINTHQEPVVYMRQDCQVAISEGFYAHSRVEVHCGEQHVIATLVLVCSELLSHEEAGLSEAAWHRLGCPADGEKARFHHARPVESMSFVRGKLYGQRFNNESAKAIIEDIKAGHYSDIQLSAFVTACAGDRLDLDETIAITRAMVGSGQRFDWSSDKVMDKHCVGGLPGNRTTPIVVAIVAANGLLMPKTSSRAITSPAGTADTMESMTSVALTFEHMRNVVEQEGGCLAWGGSVSLSPTDDIVIRVERALDLDSEGQLVASVISKKVAAGSRQVLIDIPVGPTAKVRSQAMAQTLKQLLEKTGAALGMDVRTVITDGNQPIGRGIGPALEARDILQVLRNDGHAPQDLREKSLQLAGILLEMGEKAAPGQGYALAQRTLLDGSAMKKFEAICMAQGGFSEPPVAEFTHCIRAPHSGVVAYFNNRFIARLASLAGAPNAKAAGIELHVTLGDEVEAGAPLFTLHAEAPGELAYALDFLDGHTDVIRIEEQMV